One Chanodichthys erythropterus isolate Z2021 chromosome 22, ASM2448905v1, whole genome shotgun sequence DNA window includes the following coding sequences:
- the txnl1 gene encoding thioredoxin-like protein 1 isoform X2 has translation MLSNKYPQVVFLEVDVHVCQATAAANNISATPTFLFFRNKVRVDQYQGADASGLEEKIKQHVENDPGSNEDSDIPKGYMDLMPFVNKAGCECLNESDDCGFDNCLIKDSSYLESDCDEQLLITIAFNQPVKLFSLKLLSAELAQAPKSVKIFINLPRSMGFDDAERSEATQALDLSEEDYKDDGLIPLRYVKFQNVNSVTLFIKSNQGDEETTKVNYLTFIGTPVQATNMNDFKRVVGKKGESH, from the exons ATGTTGAGCAACAAATACCCTCAGGTTGTGTTTCTAGAAGTCGACGTCCATGTCTGTCAG GCAACAGCTGCAGCCAATAATATCTCAGCAACGCCGACGTTCCTGTTTTTCCGAAACAAAGTGCGCGTGGACCAGTATCAGGGCGCAGATGCTTCCGGGCTGGAGGAGAAAATCAAACAGCATGTGGAAAACGATCCCGGGAGCAACGAAGACTCGGATATTCCCAAAGGCTAC ATGGACCTGATGCCGTTCGTGAATAAGGCGGGCTGTGAATGTCTCAATGAGAGTGACGACTGTGGCTTTGACAACTGTTTAATCAAGGACTCGTCTTACCTGGAGTCAGACTGTGATGAACAG CTTCTGATCACAATCGCCTTCAATCAACCTGTCAAACTCTTCTCCCTGAAACTGCTGTCTGCTGAACTCG CTCAAGCCCCAAAGAGTGTGAAGATCTTCATTAATCTTCCTCGTTCCATGGGTTTCGATGATGCGGAGAGAAGCGAAGCGACGCAGGCACTGGATCTGTCAGAGGAAGACTACAAAGACGACGGACTCATCCCGCTCAGATACGTCAAGTTTCAGAACGTCAATAGTGTGACT ttaTTTATTAAGTCAAACCAAGGAGATGAGGAGACGACAAAAGTGAACTACTTGACGTTTATCGGAACTCCGGTCCAGGCGACAAACATGAACGACTTCAAACGG GTTGTGGGTAAGAAGGGAGAAAGTCACTGA
- the txnl1 gene encoding thioredoxin-like protein 1 isoform X1 encodes MVGVKVIGNDSEFQAELSGAGSRLAVVKFTMSGCRPCVRIAPAFTMLSNKYPQVVFLEVDVHVCQATAAANNISATPTFLFFRNKVRVDQYQGADASGLEEKIKQHVENDPGSNEDSDIPKGYMDLMPFVNKAGCECLNESDDCGFDNCLIKDSSYLESDCDEQLLITIAFNQPVKLFSLKLLSAELAQAPKSVKIFINLPRSMGFDDAERSEATQALDLSEEDYKDDGLIPLRYVKFQNVNSVTLFIKSNQGDEETTKVNYLTFIGTPVQATNMNDFKRVVGKKGESH; translated from the exons ATGGTCGGGGTGAAGGTGATCGGGAATGACTCGGAGTTCCAGGCGGAGCTGAGCGGCGCCGGATCCAGGCTGGCCGTGGTGAAGTTCACCATGAGCGG GTGTCGTCCGTGTGTCAGAATAGCTCCAGCGTTCACCATGTTGAGCAACAAATACCCTCAGGTTGTGTTTCTAGAAGTCGACGTCCATGTCTGTCAG GCAACAGCTGCAGCCAATAATATCTCAGCAACGCCGACGTTCCTGTTTTTCCGAAACAAAGTGCGCGTGGACCAGTATCAGGGCGCAGATGCTTCCGGGCTGGAGGAGAAAATCAAACAGCATGTGGAAAACGATCCCGGGAGCAACGAAGACTCGGATATTCCCAAAGGCTAC ATGGACCTGATGCCGTTCGTGAATAAGGCGGGCTGTGAATGTCTCAATGAGAGTGACGACTGTGGCTTTGACAACTGTTTAATCAAGGACTCGTCTTACCTGGAGTCAGACTGTGATGAACAG CTTCTGATCACAATCGCCTTCAATCAACCTGTCAAACTCTTCTCCCTGAAACTGCTGTCTGCTGAACTCG CTCAAGCCCCAAAGAGTGTGAAGATCTTCATTAATCTTCCTCGTTCCATGGGTTTCGATGATGCGGAGAGAAGCGAAGCGACGCAGGCACTGGATCTGTCAGAGGAAGACTACAAAGACGACGGACTCATCCCGCTCAGATACGTCAAGTTTCAGAACGTCAATAGTGTGACT ttaTTTATTAAGTCAAACCAAGGAGATGAGGAGACGACAAAAGTGAACTACTTGACGTTTATCGGAACTCCGGTCCAGGCGACAAACATGAACGACTTCAAACGG GTTGTGGGTAAGAAGGGAGAAAGTCACTGA